The proteins below are encoded in one region of Chiloscyllium plagiosum isolate BGI_BamShark_2017 chromosome 7, ASM401019v2, whole genome shotgun sequence:
- the LOC122551828 gene encoding gap junction gamma-1 protein-like, whose product MSWSFLTRLLEEIHNHSTFVGKIWLTVLIVFRIVLLAVGGEPIYHDEQSKFTCNTQQPGCENVCYNSFAPLSHVRFWVFQIIMISVPSIMYLGYAIHRIARMEGAQQPKPKRKMPIVHRGAARDYEEAEGDDEEDPMVCEEIEHEPETEADKKAPEKKPHDGRRRIKEDGLMKMYVFQLLMRTLFEMGFLAGQYFLYGFEVLPGFVCSTNPCPYTVDCFVSRPTEKTIFLLVMYVVSGLCLVLNFAELFHLGLGGIRDGLRGRRLASRSPRPSKATPYAPPGYHSVLRKDKTKLGNGNVPYRDNLGGLGPGSFEMSEAVHRHLKLAQEQLNMAYRASGELPHQPRSGSPESNGTAVEQNRLNFAQEREGACADKAGLRG is encoded by the exons ATGAGTTGGTCCTTCCTGACGAGACTCCTTGAGGAGATCCATAACCACTCCACGTTTGTTGGCAAGATCTGGCTGACGGTCCTCATTGTGTTCCGCATTGTTTTGTTGGCAGTTGGTGGTGAACCTATCTACCATGATGAACAAAGCAAGTTCACATGTAACACTCAGCAACCTGGTTGTGAGAACGTTTGCTACAATTCCTTTGCACCCCTTTCCCACGTCCGGTTCTGGGTCTTCCAGATCATTATGATCTCAGTGCCATCCATCATGTACCTTGGCTATGCCATACACCGGATAGCCCGGATGGAGGGTGCCCAACAGCCAAAACCTAAGAGAAAGATGCCCATTGTGCATCGGGGAGCTGCTCGGGATTACGAGGAggcagaaggtgatgatgaggAAGACCCCATGGTCTGCGAGGAGATTGAGCATGAACCTGAGACTGAGGCTGACAAGAAAGCTCCTGAGAAGAAGCCACATGATGGCAGGAGGCGTATCAAAGAAGATGGGCTCATGAAGATGTATGTTTTTCAGCTCCTGATGAGaactctgtttgaaatgggtttcCTGGCTGGCCAATATTTTCTGTATGGATTTGAGGTGCTCCCTGGCTTTGTGTGCAGTACGAATCCTTGTCCATACACCGTCGATTGTTTTGTGTCACGTCCCACAGAGAAAACCATCTTCCTGTTGGTCATGTATGTGGTCAGTGGTCTCTGCTTAGTGCTCAACTTTGCTGAGCTCTTCCACCTTGGCCTTGGCGGCATCAGGGATGGCTTGAGGGGCAGGCGGCTGGCCTCCCGCTCCCCCCGCCCCTCCAAGGCCACCCCCTATGCCCCTCCAGGCTACCACTCTGTGCTTCGCAAGGACAAGACCAAGCTGGGCAATGGGAATGTGCCATACCGAGACAACCTTGGTGGACTGGGGCCGGGGAGCTTTGAGATGTCTGAGGCGGTTCACCGACACCTAAAGCTCGCTCAGGAACAACTGAACATGGCGTACCGGGCATCAGGAGAGCTCCCTCACCAACCTAGGAGTGGCAGCCCTGAGTCAAACGGCACAGCTGTCGAGCAGAACCGACTGAACTTTGCTCAGGAGAGGGAGGGCGCCTGTGCTGACAAAGCAG GTCTGCGTGGGTGA